The window ATATGGATTTTGTCTCAAGAAGTGCTCAAAAGTGAAGGTGGGCAAGGAGAAGGAGAGTACAGTTTTAGTTGGGTGGGGAGGGCTCAACCGGCAGTTTACGAGGTTCTATATCACTTGTTGTGTTACCACTTACAGAGTAGCTGATATGGTTGAGGGGTCTAGGCTTTGAGCTGGGACTAAGGGTTTGAGAAATTTGTCTGAATATGTAATGGAGGAGCTGATCTTGTTATTATAGAACATGCTAAGTGTTGGGTTGGTGAGATATAATCAAATTGAAGGGTCTGGAAGTTAGATTTACGTTCAGACATATGAAAGGCTGAAATGCAATTACATGTGGATGATGTGTAAATCATTGGATTTCATCAATACACTTGCATGTTTTAATAGCCATCTCTTCAGTTTTTGTTAAATAATCATGTTTTGCTTTCAATGGAGAGAGTGACACGGGCAGATACATGTAGCTGGACTCTGGCGACAAGTAGATCAATGGTTTAAAGCATAGCATCAGCTTGAGTGATGGTGTTGGTACTGCGTAAATGCATTAGCATGATGGCTGATCCTCATGGAAGTAGTTCTTTTAATTTATGTCTGATACCATGTTTCATTTTTTTAGTAGATTCAGTCAGGATAATGCCTTGAACACTTGATTTCATCCAGTTCATTTGTCAAAAAGAGAATACGTGTATACATTGATTGGGGATGTAATTCAACTTTTATAACTAGCTTGAGAAAGATGGGGTATCCAATAACATGCTATGAGTAGATGCTACTTGTGGTGGAGGATGGTCAGGGTATCCAAGATCATTACCTCTACACGAACAAATCTTGGCATGGGACAATTATATGACTGGGAGATTCGAATTTAGCCAGATTCAACATGGTATCTGTAATGTATGCAGACCAGATTCGAGATTTGAATGGAAACCTGAGTTTGATAGGTTCAAGCTTACATTCCTGGAATGATTTTTTCTTGAGGCTATGGTTTTATTTGTCCTCAAAAGCGCTGAAAAGTGAAGGTGAGGGAATGGGAAGGAGAATGCAGTTTTGGCTGGGTGGGGAAGCCTCAACCAGCAGTTTACAAGGTTGTATATTAAGGTTCTCGGTACTGCAATTACAGAGTAGCTGATATGATTGACCGGTCCAGGCTTCTATGAGCTGGGACTTGGGGTCTAGAGGAATTTGTCTGATCGTGAAATGAAGGAGCTGATCTACTTTTTATGGAACATGATAAGTTTTGGGTTGGTGGAACCTAAATAGATTGAAGGGTTTGGAAGTTAGATTTATTTGTTTTGCTCTTTCTTCAGTTACTCAATTGAGGATTATTCTCTTCCAATATTTAGGCTGGTGGCTTTGATTTGGAAAATCTTAAGCTCTACAATATGCCAAGTTTTAGCATGGATTGCAGCCAGCTAAGCTCAACATATGTTAGATGCTTGAGAGAGAGGGGGGGGACTAGATGCTTGCTTATCCCCAAGGTGTATTCTGAGTAGAATTATTGGAAGAGATAATGAACATGTGTTGATCCAGTACTAAGTTGCTCCTACGCTATGGTTTAATATTTTTAGGGAAGCTGAAATGGCCCGGATTCTCTAGAACAGTGTTGTCTTTGGTTAATTTCAAGTTTTAGGATATGAGGAGGAAAAACAGCGATAGCTCAGTGGGTCATATAGTTGGAAAGGAATAATTGCATTTTAGGGAGCATTTATTATTATTATTATTATTATTATTATTATTATTATTACTATTATTATTATTATTAATATTATTTTTATCAAATGATATGAACACGATACCAAGGGAAACCCATGGAAATACCCCTTTATCAACAAAACATAGACACAATGTAATTTTATTGCATTGGAAAAAGCTATATTATGGATAGCTTCAGATTTTATTTAAAATGTTAAGAAGGGACAGAGTGCTAGTTTAAACACATTAGGTGTGATAATAACAGGGATAGCATGGCAGGCTCATAGGTCCAGCCTGTTGTGTTTTGGCTCGTTGATATGATTTGGAAATTAAGGATTCAGCAGGAAAATCTTAGTCTAGAAAGGAAAGAGGATTTTCTATAAGTTTTAGGAAAGTAATCTTTCAAGATCTGTTAGGATTTTGTCTGCTAGGTTTAGGAGTCCTAAAAAATCTTATTGTATCAGCAGCCCCTATAATAGGGAGCCGCAGGGGGATTCTCTAAGTGTGAGACAGAAAACCTAGAGAGTCAAGAGTGATAGAGAGATAAGAGATCTAGCAGGGAGTTGGGGATTAGCATAGGGATTTCAATAAGTACTTGTAATCAAGTTGTTATTCTCCATAGTGCTAGTGATTCTCTCAAGAGAGATCACAAAGTGGACGTAGGCTAATTATAGCTGAACCACTATAATTCCGCTGTGTTTGTTTTTGTGCTCATTTTGCTTATATCGTAAAGTCTGAGTAAAGATCCTAGGGACTTAACCACTATACAGCCAACTAGGGATTTTAGACATCCAAGATACATCTTCAGACAAAGATAAAGCATAAGTGACCAATTGATACACCATGCATTTGCAGCCTGAGAAACATAATGCAGTTCTGCAACTGCGTAGGAAGCCATTAGACTATGAGCCTGTTATAAACCCTTCTTTTTCCTGGTGCATCTCACCATTATAACAAGAGAATACATGGACTTTGAGTCAGGTTCCACCAGACTTGATTTAAAACACAAGTCTGCTAACTCTAATCCATTCACAATTTCCATATTTTCAATGACAGAAGGAGAAAAGCATCCAACTAGGGCACTGGGCAGTGCTAGGACTATTTAATCGATGAAACTCCCACTACCACATCTATCTTTGATTTCATCAGACCAAGAGGAGGACCCGATTAAGTGCTAGGACCGGGTAAAAGTTTGAACAGATACAGTGTGGAAGTGGAGGAAATATGGGAAGAGTTGTTTATTTGTTCTGTTTCTAGGTTTCTGTTTCATCAGCCTTTAGGGTTTATAGTCTGCCCTTGTTTGGAATTGGAAGGCGCTCAAGGTAGCTAGTTTTTTGGGGTAAGGTTAACACATTGTAGAATTTTCCAGTTTTTAAAGGGTGTTTGCTTTAAATCATTCTATGCATCGACTTCTTGTTTTGTACTTTTGCTGAGTTTGAATTAAAAAGTTTCTATCTTCAAAGAAAAAGAGAACAAAGCAAAAATCTGGACATAGCTAAATGAAGCAATAACTTGATAAAGAATGTATCTTTCCCTTGACAAAGTATGTGTTTTTTCCTCAATATTCAGGCATTTTGGTTGTTATTTGCAGCAAAGAGATGGTGTGGCTGCTTAGTAATGGATGTAACTACCTCGGTCCTTTTTCGGCTGGTAGAAAGAGAGGATAAAATTGCCTAGTTTAGTGGACAAAGAGGATTGGGTTGGGAGTGGACTGCTGGATGTTACAGAACAAAAGCCAATATATGCAAGTTATGGTGGTTGGATCAGCAAATCGAAGAACAGACTTGTTGAAATTTGGAAGAGCAAACATTGAAAGAATTTTTAGACACTCAAGTGAGAGAGTTTTTTTTATTTATAAATATTTGACAAATTAAACTTATTAATTTTCAGTGTTTTGAATTTGGTGCTTCTTCCATTGACTTGTTTCGTCTCTGCTAGTGTTTCCAAGTTTACTAATAAATCGTAATTATTTTCGGTACACTTGGTGATTCTCTCTGTATGTTGACAAAGTTAACAATCATATAACTCGGACTAAAGTACAATGACTTTTGCTAGCAATTACACTGGGTTTTCCACTTCATATAAAAAGTAAAAGAAATAAAGATTTCATCCCAGAATTCTGCGTTATCTGCTTTTGTCAATATATTTGATCAATTGTACTTCATGGTTTCTTTTGGATGTTGTAGGAGGCCAGAGGACTGGATGCCGGACCACGGCTTGTGCAAAAATTGGTTGGGTTTGGAGATCTCAGGACATCTGAAATCGTTGCTAGGATTGCTGATGAAGAAGTGACACATGTAGCTGTTGGTGTCCACTGGTTTGTCAGTGTCTGTCAGAAATTAGGTTGCGCCCCATCTTCTGCATTTAAAGGTTTGTTTGTCTTGTTCTTTTGTTGTCTGTTTATTGACCTTAGGAATACCCAATTTTAGAGCAAGCTGGATCACTATTTGGAGTGAGGATCATTTTTCTGCAATCCTGCAGACTTGTTAGAAGAGTATAACGTTGAGTTGAAAGGGCCCTTCAATTATTCAGCTCGTGATGAAGCTGGCATTCCTCGTGATTGGTGAGAACATTGCACATATTTTTTGGTTCTTTTATGGTATGGAGGAGGAATTGTGACTGTTATATGGTTGATCGACTTCTTTTTCTAGTCTGCATGCTTAAAAGAATGTGTATATGAAATTATGACAACTTGCTTTATCCCCTTTGCAGGTATGATTTATCTACAAATAACAAGGACATGAAAAGGGATAACAGTGAGAAGCTTTCTGAGGTATATAGCATTTACATCCTGAAACTAATTCCATAACCTTGATATGTCTAGTCTGCTTTAATAAATATTGTTTATAACATCTCACTTGTATTATACAGGTGTATGAGAGGTTGGCTTCCATAATTTCCATGGAGAATGAGAACTCGAGTTTGAACAGGCGTTAGTAGTTTTATATCAACAATTGTTCTCTTCTCCAAGGTTAATATATAAAATGATATGAAGCTTATCCTTCCGGATGGTTGCACACTGAAACAGAATTCATGAAGGATATGCAATCTCTATATGAATTTGTATATGAACGAATCTTGAAGTTTTCTCTTTTCCTATGGAGATTTCTGGCTGTAAAATTTGGTGTATCAGCTGTCAGTTGACTAAAATGATTGAGCTCATGAATGAGATTATGAGAGTTGGATTTTGGCTTATGCAGTTGAAGTTGTGTGGTTGCATCATAGCACATGGTTCACAGAGCATAGCATATGCTATTTTCGAGATTCTAATCACCTCCTTATTCACTTTGCCTTGCATTTCATCATTTATATTTTCCAATGATCATTTAGATAATGTGTGTGACACGCCACTTCATGATGGGTTCGATGATGCTTTAACTTTACGTTAAATTTTGTCCGAGATTTCATGTCAACTAGGATAAGAGATAACATGTATGATTATTACGTGCTTCATAAGGACACATTCTCATCAAATTTCCACAAATTTAACTAGTCCTTTTATATCCTGAACAAGAAATGTCTTGCCTACTATGTTGCGTCCCTATATCCATATGGGATGTCATAGTACCTAAAGTCCCATCGTATGGGTTGGTCGGTATTGAACATGTTAGATATGTTAGTGAAGAGGGTATACAACGGAAAATTAGAGACGGTAACTTAGGTGGCCACCGTCACTATGACGTTTCCCGTTAAGAGACCATCGTAAGCCGTCACTACCATTATGACATTACCATGGACCATCCGGAGCGGATTCAGTGCACCACGGTGCACTGGAACCAGTCATTTGTAGGTCACGTGAGGTAACGGAAAACGTTTGCTTGGTTGAGGCAGTGTTCGTCTTTCTGGGTTTCCAGCTTCTTCGTTCTCCTCGACCTCACTTCCTTCTCTAATCCCCAACAATAGATTGATTAGATTCAGATCGAACCATGGTCGTCAACGTCGTCTCTCGCCGTGTAAGTATACTTCATCGCCGCCGCCGCTCGGCTCTGAAGTAGATCGAATCGAGGTCCGATCTGATCCCAAAATCCTTCTCCTCTTCGAAAAATTCTGACCCTTTTGGGAGTAAATTCTCAGAAACTAAATTCAGCAATGCAGCAAGGTGGAAATAAATTTGGTTGGAGGGAGAATGTTCTTCAACATCGATTTCAGTCATGGATTTCTTAATTGTTGCACAGAGCTTTGAGCTTCTAGACATATATAAACAAGGAAAGCTTAATCTAATCCAATCAATTTGGGAGGATGCCTATTATGACGGAAACTAAAACAAAATTAAACAATGATCAAACTAAACAGATGAGGGAAAGCAACATCAATGGCAGAAAGAGTGGAACTTGCAGAGAGGAAGATAGAGAGGTAAGGGAGAAGCGGAGGCGTCCCTATATTTTATTTATTTATTATTTAACGGTGTTAGCTTTAATGTTAGTGCCATGTAAAAGATCAGATCAAATAAATGGCTGAGATTATATTTTCATTTTTGGTTCACTTGAACCATGATGTATAGAAGAATTTTCGCCACTATATTAGAACACACTGCGATCATCTTATCGTTGTTAAATGTTAAAAGTGACGTATACTAAGAAGTAATGAGAATGAAACTAAGAGGAGTTATTATCGTTCTCCTCTAATCTTACGTTTACTAACAATAAAGTAGAATCAAATTTGTATGGGAAGCGGATCTTCCTCTATTTACATTTTATGCAAGGGAGATGGTAGTGATTCACATCCCTTCTCAATCTCATTAAAGTCTAGTAAATGTACATTGAAGAAATTTCTTCCTGCAAAAAATTCAAAGAGAAAACCGTGAGACTTGTCTAATTTTGTTTACGGCATTGGGCCAGGTAAAAGAGACATAAAAGGTAAAAAATTTACTTTCCATTTGTTTCAAGTTTCCTAGAAAATGGATTTCCCTTTCTTCGCTTGGAATAATATCGCGTTGTGCAAAAGCTAGAAAACGTGACCTCTCTGGCTCGCTCTCCACTACAGTATTTAAGCAATTACTGAAATAAAGGGCAAGTCAATTTGCAACGAAACACAGCAGAGACGACCCATCATCACCTTCAGTCAATTTGCAACTTCTCTCTTCTTTTCTCTTCTCTCTGAATCTTTCGCTCTCCCCAGAAACAACGTGAGACGAACAGAATGTGTTCTTCAGAAGGAGATTGCAGGCCTTTGGGTTTCCTACTCGGCCTTCCCTTTGCTTTTCTCTCCCTCCTCCTCTCCGTCGTCGGCATCGTCATCTGGATCGTCGGGTAATTTAACCATCACTCTCTTCTTCTTCAATTTCAAGCAACTTCATTTCCTGTCCATCTCTAAATTCAGTGATTCCCATGTGTCATCTTGGTTTCTTTCTCTGGGTGCCTTTAGTTTTCTTGATTACTAATTTGATCATCTGGGTATCTCTTTCTTTCTTGATTCTTAGCATTTTGCTTATTTGGGTACCAACAATTTCTTGCTATCTTTTATGGGTATGAATTATTTTCTTGATTGCTATAGCAAGTCGTTGATTATGATGATCTATTAGTTTTCTGAATGGGGAAAGTGGTGTAGATTGTTGCTGACATGCATCTGCCCCTGCTGCTTGTGCGTGACGGTGATAGTGGAGCTGGCTCTGGAGTTGGTCAAGGCCCCAATTCATGTCATGGAGTGGTTCACCTCTCAAATCCCCTGTTAATCTCATCCTCATGGTTATGCAAATACCTTGGCTCTATTTTCTTTTCCAAATTTTATAGCCTTATGGGGTTTCCATGTTCATTAGCTTGGCTTGTCTCTCTGTATAATGTTTAGGAGATGCTGATATGATAGGTTTGCCGATTGCAATTTCTCATTTGAGTTCTAAGTTCTCAACTATTGTTACTACGAGGCTTTGCACTTGCTAGTTTGCCCCCACCCCCCAATGGTAACTAGTACTCTGTTGAGATGTTATATTTTATATTTTGGAACGTAACTTAGCATGTTTATACTATAGAAAAAGAACTAAAACGTTACATTGGAGAATTGGGATTAATCTCAGAGAAGGCTAATCACTGTCCCAGGAAGTTCATGAGACTAGAATAAGAACGGACAAAGAGATGGTATCTTATTACAGTGTCTAATTCTCCATGTTATTTTTGAGGCAGGACAAAGTGTTTGTTTTTGCACTGCTTTTTTTGGTCTGATGTTTTTGCACTGCTTGAGTGAGAATGGTTTGTGCGTGTCGAACTAACATAGAGAACAAAATATTTTTACCTCTCTCTTGAAGTATTTGAATGTCAAATGACACACCAGGTTCGGAACTATTCTATTTTGTTATATTCATCTTTTTAGGTGGGTGATGTTTCTAGTATAGCAACAAACGAACCATTTCTCTTCCTTCTGGAGAAATGAGACAGTTCGAGTCACTTGAGTGAATTAGCCTTAGTATTAGAGAAGCTCACAGCCGGAGTCCCCCACTCCAAAAGTCATCTCCCTTGATATCGACCAATACAATGTCTTAACCCTGTTTTAATCCTTCAGATTTTACTATTTACCCTTGAGCAGTGTATTTGGTGAAGAAGCGTTAGACGAGTGTCTGTAGATGGAAATGTACTTGGGGTTTCAACCTTCCACAATATACCTGATGATCCCTGATGACGACATATTTGGGTCCTAAAGAGAGACTTCGGTTTCTTTCAGATCCTACTTACATGATTTGCTTTGGAGACCAACCACATTGTGCCTTTTGAACTGTTCCATATTTGCTAAAATGTAAGTATGTGCTCTAACTTCCCCACTACAGTAATGATAACAAAATACTTCAATTGACTTCACAACGTATGTACATGAACTGGTAGATGTATAAACAAAATATCCAGTTTTATTATACAATGAACTCAGCAACATCCAAAACGATAAACTAAAATTACATATCAGACTACACGCTGCCATCAGCCATTTTAACAAACATCGCACATCCAAAACATAAAGTCGAGTGTCCTTTAACTTATTTCACATCTACTTCCATCTTCCTTGCTTCCATCCTTGCTAATGATCAGATCTCATCTGTCCCTGTCCCTGTCCCTGTCTCTGCCTAAGCCCAGTAAGATTGTCAACGTTGTCTTTTGTTGTCTGAGCTATTCCAACCACAGTCTCCCCAACAGCACGCGGTATTGCACCCAAGCCTTGCTGCTGATCAGATGACCTCCAATCCATCTCAGCACTTTCTTCTGCACTTTGGCCCTGCCCAGTGACATTGTCTCTTGTAATCTGAGTTATCTCAACCAAAGTCTCTCCAACAGCTACCGGAATTGCACTCAAGGTCTCACCCTGCTTGCCTTGCTGCTCAGATGACCTCCCTTCCTGCCTGCCTTCCTGAGCATTTGAGCTCCACTGCTGCCCTCCTTGCCGTGCATTTGTGCTCCACACCTCCTGGCCCTCCTCACCCATTCCACTACCACCCTGCCCAACAACCAAGTTTTTTGTATTCTCAGCTATCTCAACCAAGGTCTCACCAACAGCTCCTGGTATCACACCCAAAGTCCCGCCGATTGTTCCCAGCACCCCAGAACCACCCTCTTGCACTCCCTCCCTCTGTGATTGAGCAGTTTCTTGGCTGGTTTTTTCAGTTACTTGCCCACCTTCCCTCTGCATATGCTGAGATTCCTTCTCAACTTGTTTCGTCCATGTCTCCTCTTGCTTGGATTCTCCCCCTTGATAAGTAGTCTCGGAACCCTTGTTTACATTAACAAATAAACAATTGAGTTTGTTTACTAATATTAATAATCAGCATATATGTAACAGGAGGCCTGTGATAACAACCAATTTATTAAATACATAGACTTTTACTTTTATATTCTCAAACAAATCTACTCATCTCTTTTGGAAATCAAACTGCATAATCCCAATGATATATAATAGGAAGCATATTATAGGCGACATGATGTATCTACCTTGGGCCTATTTGCTTCGGCTTCTTTCTTGGCTTCATATTCTCGCTGTGCCTCTTCCTTCTTCCGAGCAGTGAACTCCTCAGCTCTCTCACCAGTCACCGCAGCTGCATTTTTGGCAACACTCAATGGCTTGGACACAATATCTACAGCCTTATGACCAGCATACTCCGCCGCTCCAGCAACTACTCTTGCGGCTGTTTTGGTTCCTTCCACTGCTGCCTCAGTTGTGTATTGTGCCGCAGTCCAACCTGCCACAGTCACCTTGTCCTTCAAATCCACCGCAACATCACCAGCATAATGCAGAGTGGTCTTACCTGCAGACACAGCCATGTCTTTAGCTTTCTCTGCTAGTGGCACCGTATACTCCGCTGTTTTCGCCCCTGCACTTGATAGAGTGTCTTTTGCTGTATATAGTCCTTGCTGGCCTTTCTCCAATGCAATGTCTTTCACTTGTGCTCCTTTCTCAGTTGCAGTACCAAGTGTCTGGCTTGAAATTTCTTTAGCCTTCTGGGTAGCGGTACTGGCTGTATCTTTAGCTCTCTGGGCTGCAGTACCAAGTGTCTGGCTTGCAGTTTCTGTAGTTCTCTCAGATGCTTCTTTAGCCTTCTGGGCTGCAGTACCGAGTGTCTGGCTCGCACTTTCTTTGGTTTTCTGATATCGCTCTTCGGCAGCCCTTATTGCCTCCATGGAATTCTGCTGTGCTGTTTGTCTAAATGCCGAAACTTCGTCTAGAGATGGTTGTTGTTGCTGTTGCTGCTGCTTGTTCGCACTGCTCTCCATTTCTGTGCCTTGTCTCTGCTCGCGGCCCCGACCCTCTTCTGATCTGCTCCTAGTCTCTGAGCAACCTACTCGACCCTCCACTTTGCTTCTCATCATCTCCGTGTCCGTTGCTCTCTCTTGTTTCATACCCTGTCCTTTGCCCATCATCTGTGTGCTCCCACCTTCACTTTGTCTACCCTCGCCCTGCCTTCCTTTAGAACTCATTTGCTGTCTGCCTTCACCCTCTCTGTCCTTCTCTTCCCCAACCCTCATCACTTCGACTTTTCCGGCACCTTGAGCTCCACTCTTACTCTCTCCACCCATTATGTCCATGTTTCTGCCTTCCATTTCACTTCTATCTTGTCTAACCCTCGAATCCTCCTTCCCTTGACTCACAACAATCATTTCTTCTCTACTTTCTCCTCTACCTCCCTTCCTCTGACCTTCATCACTTTCTTGAATCTCAAACATCCCTACTCCACGAGCACCGCTCTCCCTCCCTCTTTTCTCCTCAGCTTCTTTATCTGCCACTATATTCGCCGTCCTAGCCCTATCCGCATGGGACTCCCTCATCCTCTCTCTCTGCTTCTCAGCATTCTCCTCCTTCATCTGTCTCGAATGAGACTCCAGCTCGTGAGTCTCTCTGGACTTTCCCATCCCCATGTCGCCAACGGTGTTTCCCTTCCTCTGCTGATCATCATGCGAGTCCTTGGTGCTGTCCGTTGGAGTCTCTTTGTCGCCGGCCTCTTGCACATGCACGGTGAGTGACTCGAAGTGGCTGGTGATCTTGGGCACCCTGTCTTTCTCAATGTGAACTTCCCTCTCGGGCGTCACATTCTGCCTCCTAAGTTGCTCAGAAGACATTTCTAAACAACCTTTCTCTCTAAAGTAAAAACTGACTGGAAATAACAATGGTGAAGGTTTTAGTTTCTGATGCTTCTTGTGGTATCAAGTTTTCGTGTTCTGATTCGATCGGAGTCTGGTGTTAAAAATAAAGAAGTCATGGAGGTGAAGAGAAAATGGGTGTGACCGTCTTTGCATGGAGGACGACATGTGTTGGGTGGATCCATGCAGGTTGCGACGTGGTGAGTTTCTACAAAGCTTTGAGCTTGAGTTGGATAAAATGTTACCCAGGAGCTTACACGTCTTGCACTGTAGATTAGCATGGCAAAACCTTCTGCTTCTTAGCTGACACGTGGGAAGGTACTTGACTGC of the Fragaria vesca subsp. vesca linkage group LG6, FraVesHawaii_1.0, whole genome shotgun sequence genome contains:
- the LOC101302468 gene encoding uncharacterized protein LOC101302468, which gives rise to MCSSEGDCRPLGFLLGLPFAFLSLLLSVVGIVIWIVGLLLTCICPCCLCVTVIVELALELVKAPIHVMEWFTSQIPC
- the LOC101302765 gene encoding seed biotin-containing protein SBP65-like isoform 2, translating into MSSEQLRRQNVTPEREVHIEKDRVPKITSHFESLTVHVQEAGDKETPTDSTKDSHDDQQRKGNTVGDMGMGKSRETHELESHSRQMKEENAEKQRERMRESHADRARTANIVADKEAEEKRGRESGARGVGMFEIQESDEGQRKGGRGESREEMIVVSQGKEDSRVRQDRSEMEGRNMDIMGGESKSGAQGAGKVEVMRVGEEKDREGEGRQQMSSKGRQGEGRQSEGGSTQMMGKGQGMKQERATDTEMMRSKVEGRVGCSETRSRSEEGRGREQRQGTEMESSANKQQQQQQQPSLDEVSAFRQTAQQNSMEAIRAAEERYQKTKESASQTLGTAAQKAKEASERTTETASQTLGTAAQRAKDTASTATQKAKEISSQTLGTATEKGAQVKDIALEKGQQGLYTAKDTLSSAGAKTAEYTVPLAEKAKDMAVSAGWTAAQYTTEAAVEGTKTAARVVAGAAEYAGHKAVDIVSKPLSVAKNAAAVTGERAEEFTARKKEEAQREYEAKKEAEANRPKGSETTYQGGESKQEETWTKQVEKESQHMQREGGQVTEKTSQETAQSQREGVQEGGSGVLGTIGGTLGVIPGAVGETLVEIAENTKNLVVGQGGSGMGEEGQEVWSTNARQGGQQWSSNAQEGRQEGRSSEQQGKQGETLSAIPVAVGETLVEITQITRDNVTGQGQSAEESAEMDWRSSDQQQGLGAIPRAVGETVVGIAQTTKDNVDNLTGLRQRQGQGQGQMRSDH
- the LOC101302765 gene encoding seed biotin-containing protein SBP65-like isoform 1, which encodes MSSEQLRRQNVTPEREVHIEKDRVPKITSHFESLTVHVQEAGDKETPTDSTKDSHDDQQRKGNTVGDMGMGKSRETHELESHSRQMKEENAEKQRERMRESHADRARTANIVADKEAEEKRGRESGARGVGMFEIQESDEGQRKGGRGESREEMIVVSQGKEDSRVRQDRSEMEGRNMDIMGGESKSGAQGAGKVEVMRVGEEKDREGEGRQQMSSKGRQGEGRQSEGGSTQMMGKGQGMKQERATDTEMMRSKVEGRVGCSETRSRSEEGRGREQRQGTEMESSANKQQQQQQQPSLDEVSAFRQTAQQNSMEAIRAAEERYQKTKESASQTLGTAAQKAKEASERTTETASQTLGTAAQRAKDTASTATQKAKEISSQTLGTATEKGAQVKDIALEKGQQGLYTAKDTLSSAGAKTAEYTVPLAEKAKDMAVSAGKTTLHYAGDVAVDLKDKVTVAGWTAAQYTTEAAVEGTKTAARVVAGAAEYAGHKAVDIVSKPLSVAKNAAAVTGERAEEFTARKKEEAQREYEAKKEAEANRPKGSETTYQGGESKQEETWTKQVEKESQHMQREGGQVTEKTSQETAQSQREGVQEGGSGVLGTIGGTLGVIPGAVGETLVEIAENTKNLVVGQGGSGMGEEGQEVWSTNARQGGQQWSSNAQEGRQEGRSSEQQGKQGETLSAIPVAVGETLVEITQITRDNVTGQGQSAEESAEMDWRSSDQQQGLGAIPRAVGETVVGIAQTTKDNVDNLTGLRQRQGQGQGQMRSDH